The genomic stretch CAAAGATTGCTCCATCGTACAGAGAAGATATAAGTGAAATTCATAAGCTTGAACCATATGTATACTGCCAGATGATTGCTGGAAAAGATGCATACAAACCGGGAGAGGCAAAAAATTCATGGCTGACAGGTTCTGCTGCTTGGAACTTTGTGGCAATGACACAGTGGATTTTAGGAATAAGACCTGACTTTGATGGACTTTTAATAGATCCTTGTATACCAAAAGAATGGAATGGATTTACTGTAAAAAGAGTGTTCAGAAATGCAGTTTACAATATCAAAGTAAAAAACCCTGATGGTGTTTCAAAAGGTATAAAAAAAGTTGTAGTTGATGGTAAAGAAATGTCTTCTAATTTAATACCAGCTTTTTCAGATGGCAAAGAGCATTTTGTTGAAGTGATAATGGGATAGAAAAATTTTAAGGAGGGCATTTTTTATGAATTATGGATATTTTGATTCTCAAAACAGAGAGTATGTTATAACAAACCCCAAAACACCAACTTCATGGGTAAATTATTTAGGAACAAGTGATTATTGTCTTATAATCTCAAATAACGCTTCAGGTTATTCTTTTTACAAATCTCCAAAACTTGGAAGGGTCACTCGTTTTAGGTTTAACAGCATCCCAATGGACAGACCTGGAAGATATGTATATATCAAAGATGAAAAGACAAAAGACTTCTGGTCAATAAGCTGGCAACCTGTTGGAAAGCCTCTTGAGAAGTTCCTGAGCATCTGTCGACATGGTCTTGGATATTCAATATTTGAAAGCAAATACAGCAATATAACTTCATCTTTAAAAATCTTTGTCCCAGTAGACAAACCAATTGAGATCTGGGAAGTTAAAATCAAGAATGAATCAGATGAGAAAAAAGAACTATCGATATTTACTTATACAGAGTTCTGTCTATGGAATTCTATGCTTGACATGATGGATTTTCAGTATATTCTTTACACCTGCAGAATGGGTTACAACAAAGAAGATGAAATTGTAGATTATTCTATCAAACTCTGGAGTCCTTATGAACCAAAAGCATTTTTCACGTGCACAAATAAAAAGATTGAAAGTTTTGATACAGATAGAGATGTATTTATTGGTCCATATAACAGTGAGGCTAATCCAGAAGCAATTCAAAACGGCAGGTGTTTTGGGTCAATTGCAATAGGTGGAAATCCATGTGCTGCAACACAGGTAAAAATTGAACTTCAGCCCGGTCAAGAAGAATACTTAGTGTTTGTACTGGGAATAGGAGATGCATACAAGGAAGGAAAAGAATATAAAAAACTATTTGCATCAAAAGAAAATATTCAAAAAGAATTTGAAAAAGTACAAAAGTATTGGGATGAACGACTTAGTAAGTTTAAATTTTCAACGCCAAGCGAAAAGATGAATTTGATGTTAAATATATGGAATCAATATCAGTGCCATACAACATTCAACTGGTCAAGGTCTGCTTCATTTATTGAAGCTGGTGGAAGAGATGGACTTGGCTTTAGAGATTCTTCACAGGACATTCTGGGCGTTGCACATTCAATCCCCCAAGAGGTAAGAAAAAGACTTATTGAACTTCTTAAGGCCCAGCTTTCTGAAGGATATGCGATGCATCACTTCCAGCCTCTTACATTGACTCAGGGAGAACATAATATACCTCCACGAGATAGAATTTACTCAGATGACCATTTATGGCTTTTAATTGCTGTGCCACACTATATAAAAGAAACAGGTGACTTTTCTATCTTAGATGAAGTTGTGGAATATGCGGACAAGGGAAGTGCTTCTGTTTATGAGCATTTAAAACAAGCTTTGGAGTTCTCATGGAATCACAGAGGAAAACATGGACTTTTGCTTGGTCTTGCTGCTGACTGGAATGACTGTATCAACCTCAAAGACGGTGGCGAGAGTACATGGTCAACCCAGCTTTATTACAAAGCTTTATCTGAGTTTATAGAACTTGCTGAGTATATTGGAAAGACTGATGATGCTGAAAAGTATAAAGCTTATAGAAATGAAATCAAAAAGGCAATGGAAGAGTATACATGGGATGGCGAATGGTTTGTAAGAGGGTATTTGGCAAGCGGTAAAAAACTTGGGTCAAAAGAAAGTGAGCAAAGCAAAATATTCTTAAACTCACAGTCTTGGGCAGTGTTTTCTGGGGCTTTTATTGATGAAAAAGGCAAAATGGCAATGGATAGTGTTAAAAAGTATCTTGCAACAGAGCATGGTTGTGTTAAGAACTGGCCAGCTTATGTTGATTATATCATAGAGGTTGGGGCTGTAACTTCTTTCCCACCAGGATTAAAAGAAAATGCTGCTATTTTCTGTCATGCTAATACATGGGTAATTATTGCAGAGGCTGTACTTGGAAGAGGCGATTATGCTTTTGAATACTATATGTCGTTCCTTCCTGCAAACAAAAATGATATTGCTGAAATATATACCACTGAACCTTATGTTTATTCCCAGTTTATCACTGGAAAAGAACATCCATATTATTTTGGTCGCGCGCGAAATCCATGGTTGACAGGTACTGCAACATGGGCATTTGTTGCTGCAACACAGTATATCCTTGGAATAAGACCTCACTATAAAGGGCTTATCATTGACCCATGTATACCAAATCAGTGGGACAGTTTTGAAGTTGAGAGAGTTTTCAGAGGAAGAAAACTTTCTATTAAGGTTTCAAATCCAGACCATATTTCGAAAGGTGTTAAAAAAATATTAGTAAATGGAAAAGAGATTGCAGGAAATTTAATCCCAGTAGAATTACTTGGCAATGAAAATGTAGTTGAAGTTGTGATGGGAAAATAATATTTAAGACAGGAAAATAAAACTGCAAAAAGAGGAGGCACACCATTGCATATTTAAAGTGGTGTGTCTCTTTTTTGTTTCTTTTCTAAAACATCTACTGGTTAAAAACATCTAAAAATTTTGCTATATTCACTTAAAATTTTTATTTGCAAACTCAAATTTTATATGGCAATATATTTTGATATGAGTGTAATTGATTTCACAACTAAAAATTTCTATTACTCAAGGAGGTTTACAAACATGAGTTTACCAAAAGGATTTCTGTGGGGTGCTGCAACTGCATCATATCAGATTGAGGGTGCTTGGAATGAAGAT from Caldicellulosiruptor kronotskyensis 2002 encodes the following:
- a CDS encoding GH36-type glycosyl hydrolase domain-containing protein, yielding MNYGYFDSQNREYVITNPKTPTSWVNYLGTSDYCLIISNNASGYSFYKSPKLGRVTRFRFNSIPMDRPGRYVYIKDEKTKDFWSISWQPVGKPLEKFLSICRHGLGYSIFESKYSNITSSLKIFVPVDKPIEIWEVKIKNESDEKKELSIFTYTEFCLWNSMLDMMDFQYILYTCRMGYNKEDEIVDYSIKLWSPYEPKAFFTCTNKKIESFDTDRDVFIGPYNSEANPEAIQNGRCFGSIAIGGNPCAATQVKIELQPGQEEYLVFVLGIGDAYKEGKEYKKLFASKENIQKEFEKVQKYWDERLSKFKFSTPSEKMNLMLNIWNQYQCHTTFNWSRSASFIEAGGRDGLGFRDSSQDILGVAHSIPQEVRKRLIELLKAQLSEGYAMHHFQPLTLTQGEHNIPPRDRIYSDDHLWLLIAVPHYIKETGDFSILDEVVEYADKGSASVYEHLKQALEFSWNHRGKHGLLLGLAADWNDCINLKDGGESTWSTQLYYKALSEFIELAEYIGKTDDAEKYKAYRNEIKKAMEEYTWDGEWFVRGYLASGKKLGSKESEQSKIFLNSQSWAVFSGAFIDEKGKMAMDSVKKYLATEHGCVKNWPAYVDYIIEVGAVTSFPPGLKENAAIFCHANTWVIIAEAVLGRGDYAFEYYMSFLPANKNDIAEIYTTEPYVYSQFITGKEHPYYFGRARNPWLTGTATWAFVAATQYILGIRPHYKGLIIDPCIPNQWDSFEVERVFRGRKLSIKVSNPDHISKGVKKILVNGKEIAGNLIPVELLGNENVVEVVMGK